Proteins co-encoded in one Pelobates fuscus isolate aPelFus1 chromosome 5, aPelFus1.pri, whole genome shotgun sequence genomic window:
- the ZHX3 gene encoding zinc fingers and homeoboxes protein 3 → MASKRKSTTPCMIPLKTLTLEGGTDSTAKDQAPDQLVTDLMNCNDLLSNGHQNVNGDSFFCKYCNFGSQETNKFVEHMNTKHLDFREDPSYVCITCSFLVKDPKELEAHNAECHAGDAGLTWSVAKHVRYTVVEQSVGDQNHDQEMTEQRTNQCVNEYSETTITKAPIMKIMKNKAETKKIVTIKDNLNLAPDKVEKKSHAASRNGSATATKASTNLVNSSSIVNGSILGTVLPTGVTQFVSINTSQPVIQPKIPTIIAPVLAKPSAMQKNQHSVQSSQLPSSKSLPKVMIPLSSIPTYNISMDSNCFLKNSFTKFPYPTKAELCYLTVVTKYPEEQIKIWFTAQRLKQGISWSPEEIEDSRKKMFNTVIQSIPQPMHQPTITVLNAPLVTNASNVQHLLQAALPGQIVSQPQGASGLLVTQPIITNGIQRTPVSLTVTSLPTSLTTTQARVASPASKAVSASQPATATSPSTSMASESFFDSNLSRSKKSRQQLSALKNSFCRNQFPTQTEVTRLTRLTGLTTRDVRKWFSDKRYHWRNKAATGENSDRMVDSPSDAMFSMIKEPDMDYALPLTGHTPSHTSRRQSQWNQTPDFTPTKYKERAPEQLRALESSFFLNNFPSDEEVNRLRSETKMTRREIDSWFSEKRKKLAEENKKVKEEEEEELEEEEEEEIEEVEGENSTDLSASVCQKTSAAENSSPVSNERKVNPIKINLKDLRVTESSDNMENPNIDESSMSTDGSSRSSTPVKNKHAKKTANQRDLLKQTFVRTQWPTNKEYDELAEETRLPRADLVRWFGDSRYSLKNGQLRWYERYKGGVDTQTVSCHPLMEYFEQHRRLCDDDIKDLCDKTEMTKEEVIAWFADRREESKDADVAIADPPSDCLDKSVTQEETCDRVLEAHESSEHLESGIDEICSNSTQTVQHLV, encoded by the exons ATGGCCAGCAAAAGAAAGTCTACTACTCCTTGCATGATACCTCTTAAGACTCTAACTCTAGAGGGGGGTACAGACTCTACTGCCAAAGACCAAGCTCCAGATCAGCTTGTAACAGATTTAATGAACTGTAATGATTTACTTTCTAATGGGCATCAAAATGTAAATGGGGATAGTTTCTTTTGTAAATACTGCAATTTCGGATCTCAAGAGACAAATAAATTTGTTGAACACATGAATACCAAGCATTTGGACTTCAGAGAAGATCCCTCTTACGTCTGTATTACATGTAGCTTTTTGGTAAAAGACCCCAAAGAACTTGAAGCTCACAATGCCGAGTGCCATGCAGGAGATGCAGGACTGACTTGGAGTGTGGCCAAGCATGTAAGGTACACTGTCGTCGAGCAAAGTGTGGGGGATCAAAACCATGACCAGGAGATGACAGAGCAGCGTACTAATCAGTGCGTAAATGAGTATTCCGAAACTACCATCACTAAAGCCCCTATAAtgaaaatcatgaaaaacaagGCTGAAACTAAAAAAATTGTCACGATAAAAGATAACCTCAATCTAGCACCTGATAAGGTGGAGAAAAAAAGTCACGCTGCTTCCAGAAACGGATCTGCAACAGCAACTAAGGCCTCTACAAACCTGGTTAATTCCTCTTCAATTGTAAATGGTTCCATTTTAGGAACTGTCTTGCCAACTGGGGTGACTCAATTTGTATCAATAAATACTTCACAGCCAGTGATTCAGCCAAAGATTCCAACCATAATAGCACCTGTGTTGGCTAAACCTTCTGCTATGCAGAAAAATCAACACTCTGTGCAGAGCTCCCAGCTTCCCAGTTCAAAATCTCTCCCTAAAGTAATGATTCCTCTTAGCAGCATTCCGACGtacaatatatccatggattcaAACTGTTTCTTGAAAAACTCTTTCACCAAGTTCCCCTATCCTACGAAAGCAGAACTTTGCTATTTAACAGTGGTAACAAAATACccagaagagcaaataaaaatctgGTTTACTGCACAAAGACTGAAACAAGGTATTAGCTGGTCACCTGAAGAAATCGAGGACTCCAGGAAAAAAATGTTCAACACTGTTATTCAGTCCATCCCACAACCCATGCATCAGCCAACAATAACTGTTCTGAATGCTCCGCTCGTAACCAATGCCAGTAATGTCCAGCATCTTCTTCAGGCAGCTCTGCCTGGTCAGATAGTTAGTCAGCCACAAGGAGCAAGTGGTTTGCTTGTAACTCAACCTATCATTACAAATGGAATTCAAAGAACTCCTGTGTCATTGACAGTAACATCTCTTCCAACCTCTCTCACCACCACCCAAGCCAGAGTTGCATCACCAGCTAGCAAGGCTGTCAGTGCCTCTCAACCTGCAACTGCAACATCTCCTTCTACCAGTATGGCTTCTGAAAGCTTTTTCGACTCCAATTTGTCCAGGAGCAAAAAGTCTAGACAGCAACTTAGTGCTCTCAAGAACAGCTTTTGTAGAAATCAATTCCCAACACAAACTGAGGTTACAAGGTTGACAAGACTTACAGGACTCACTACAAGGGATGTTAGGAAATGGTTTAGTGATAAGAGGTATCATTGGCGTAACAAGGCAGCCACAGGGGAAAACAGTGATCGTATGGTTGACAGCCCGTCTGATGCAATGTTTTCAATGATAAAAGAACCAGATATGGATTATGCATTGCCTTTAACTGGTCACACTCCGTCACACACATCAAGGAGACAGTCCCAATGGAATCAGACACCAGACTTTACTCCCACCAAATACAAAGAAAGAGCTCCTGAACAGCTCAGAGCTCTGGAAAGCAGCTTCTTTCTAAACAACTTTCCTTCAGATGAAGAAGTTAATCGTTTAAGGAGTGAGACCAAAATGACCAGACGTGAAATAGACAGCTGGTTCTCTGAGAAACGCAAGAAACTAGCTGAAGAGAATAAGAAGgttaaggaggaggaggaagaagaactagaagaggaggaggaagaagagatAGAAGAGGTTGAAGGTGAGAACTCTACAGATTTAAGTGCATCTGTCTGCCAGAAGACCTCAGCAGCTGAAAATAGCTCCCCAGTGTCCAATGAGAGAAAAGTAAACCCAATCAAAATTAACCTCAAGGATCTCCGTGTCACAGAGTCCAGTGACAACATGGAGAACCCAAACATTGATGAAAGCAGTATGTCAACTGATgggagcagtagatcatccactcCTGTGAAAAATAAACATGCTAAAAAAACTGCAAATCAACGAGACCTTTTGAAGCAGACATTTGTTAGGACACAATGGCCTACAAATAAGGAATACGATGAGCTAGCAGAAGAAACCAGATTGCCGCGTGCTGACCTTGTGCGTTGGTTTGGGGACTCTAGGTATTCTTTAAAAAACGGTCAGTTAAGGTGGTACGAACGCTATAAAGGTGGGGTGGATACACAAACTGtctcttgccacccactcatggAATATTTTGAGCAGCACCGCAGACTTTGTGATGATGACATTAAGGATCTCTGTGACAAAACAGAGATGACTAAAGAGGAAGTGATAGCCTGGTTTGCCGATAGACGGGAGGAAAGCAAAGATGCAGATGTAGCCATTGCTGACCCTCCGTCTGATTGTCTGGACAAGTCAGTCACACAAGAAGAAACTTGTGATAGGGTTTTGGAGGCGCATGAGAGCAGTGAACATCTGGAGTCGGGCATTGATGAAATCTGCTCTAATTCCACTCAGACAGTCCAGCATCTTGTCTG A